The DNA region GAAAATTTTCACACCAAAATATCAGTGCGCTCGACTTTAACTTGAAAATCGGCGAGAAAATTTTCGCCGCGCGTGAAGGAAAAGTGGTTGAAGTTGTGGATACTTTCAATTCAAACTGCGCCAATATTTCCTGCGCCAAATACAACAACAAAATCGTCATCATGCATTCCGACGGGAGTTTCGCTGATTATGCCCATTTAAAACTTAAAGGTGCAGAAGTAAAAGTCGGCGACGTGATCGAAAAAAACCAGTTCATCGGTTACAGCGGAAACACGGGATTTTCAAACGGGCCGCATCTTCATTTCTCGGTTTTCCTCAACAGAATCGACGGAAAAAGAGACTATATCCCGACGAAATTTAAAACTTCCACGAGTGAAGGCGAACTTTTGCAGGAAGGTAAAACGTACACCAAAAACTATTAACATGAAAAAACTTGCGGCGTTGCTGGTCTTGCTCTCCATTTTTGGATTTGGGCAGAAGCAATCTTTAAAGAAAGAAATCTCAAATTTGACAAAAGGCAAAAATGCCACCGTTGCAGTTGCCGTGAAAGGAATCGATTTCCCGTTTGAATTCAATAATGAAAATGCGGAAAAAAAACTTCCGATGTTGAGTGTGTACAAATTCCATATCGCTGCAACCGTGCTGAAATTTGTAGATGACGGAAAGTTTACTTTAGACCAAAAAATACTCGTCAAAAAATCTGACCTGCTCGAAAAAACGTGGAGTCCGATGAGGGAAAAATTTCCGGAGGGAAATGTAGAATTAACGCTTACTGATGTCATTAAATATACCGTCGCACAAAGCGACAACAACGGTTGCGACATTCTTCTTCGGCTTCTCGGCGGAGAAAAAAAAGTGCAGGATTTTATGGATTCGAAGAATGTGAAAAATTTCCAGATTCTTTATAATGAAGAGATGATGCATAAAGGCGCAGAATACGTTTATCCAAATCACTCGACCGCAAAATCGATGACCAACCTCCTGAAAGACTTCTACTTAGGAAAAATCCTATCTAAAAAATCGACCGATT from Chryseobacterium suipulveris includes:
- a CDS encoding M23 family metallopeptidase — its product is MSKYFSLLLSLSTIFLFAQKKWNVSFYNEKSGNEISIFADNNEEMPMSSKFTFKLDNLNSTVGNEVTVVIPEKAKKFLIAKLSPKNPNRSNQFSYTNMTNFGDVTLNDFDKDYVYSLPFERGKTQLVYQGYNGKFSHQNISALDFNLKIGEKIFAAREGKVVEVVDTFNSNCANISCAKYNNKIVIMHSDGSFADYAHLKLKGAEVKVGDVIEKNQFIGYSGNTGFSNGPHLHFSVFLNRIDGKRDYIPTKFKTSTSEGELLQEGKTYTKNY
- the bla gene encoding class A beta-lactamase, subclass A2 encodes the protein MKKLAALLVLLSIFGFGQKQSLKKEISNLTKGKNATVAVAVKGIDFPFEFNNENAEKKLPMLSVYKFHIAATVLKFVDDGKFTLDQKILVKKSDLLEKTWSPMREKFPEGNVELTLTDVIKYTVAQSDNNGCDILLRLLGGEKKVQDFMDSKNVKNFQILYNEEMMHKGAEYVYPNHSTAKSMTNLLKDFYLGKILSKKSTDFLMETMSGTMTGTNKIKEQLPKNSVAHKTGSSGTDDQGFTIAENDAGIVTLPNGKHYAITVFVSDSREKPETNTKLISNISKAVYDFLKK